CCTTCTACGGCCATCTTTTGCTCAACTTTCGGCGGCGGGTGGGCGCGGGGAATCATCCCCTGGGGGTGACGCTGGTCGGCGGACAGCCGTTGCTCGAGTTCAATCCGCTACGTTTTGCCGCATATGCGCCAGCCGAGCAGGAGGCCCTGCTTGAACACGGCATCAAGCATGTGCTGCATCTGCACATGGCACGCCGCAAGGATCGCCATGGCCCGACCTGGGATCTGTCCTGCGATCTGGCCATCAATCCCGGTATCGCCGCCATGCCCCCGGATGCCCCCTCGCCGGCCCGCCACAAGCTTGAAGAAGGGTTGGCCGCCGAGGACTATTACGCGCTGTTGTCGCGTCCGCTGGCGACAGGTCATCTGGAGGGAGAGGGGCTGGGCGACGCCAGCCGCGATCGCCTGGGGGATGCGGGGGCCGGCGAGACCCGCGAGGCGGCGCGGGACGCCGCGCCCGTGGATGATCACCAGCTGTGGGCCGAGGCCGACGCAGTGCCCCTGCGTCTTGCCGAGCAGACGGTGCGCGCCCTGGTGCGCGATGCCTGGCGCAAGAGCGACGGCGAGGTGCCGGGCGAGCTCAGGACGCTAGTCGCGGCCCTGCTCGCCCCGGCGCCCATTCCCTGGCGCCAGGTGCTGCGCCAGTTCGTCGCCACCGCCGGGCGGGTCGGCCGTCAAAGCACCTGGAAGCGCGAACATCGCCGCTTCGCCCACGCCACCCCGGGCCAGCGCAAGCGCCGGCGCCTCCATCTGTTGGTCGGCGTCGACGTGAGCGATTCCACCAACATCCAAGCTCTGCGCGAAGCCTTTGCCGCCGAACTGGTGCGTATCGCCCGCGGCCGCGACACCCAGCTCACGGTGCTCTATGCCGGAAGCCGCATCCAGAAGATCGCCCGCTTTCGCGGCAGCGAGGCGGTGGCCGAGGTCTACCAGGGCGGCGGTTTCACCGATCTGCGCCCGGTGTTCGAGTATGCGCGCACCCTGCACCCGCGCCCGGCGGCCGTCATCTATCTCACCGACGGCTACGGCGAAGCGCCCGAGCAGATGGAGTTTCCCACCCTCTGGGTGCTGACCGGCGATGGCCGCAAGCCCGCGAATTGGGGTGTGGAGTTGCGGCTTGATGAGTAAGGAGTGAGACGATGAATGAATTGACGCCCATGACGGAGGAATCCGTGCGCGCCCTGCTTGAAGCGGCGGGGGCGCGGGTCGGATCGCGCGGCGGGCGCACCGACAATTACGGCGCCCCGCGCGAATTTTCCTTCGAGGTACGCGCCCTGTTTCCCAGCGGCCTCGGATTGCAGGTCACGGCGCGCCAGTATAATTATCGCGATCCTTGGGAAGCGGGAGGCCGCGTCAATGATGTGGTCGATGTCGCCTTACTGCGCGATGGCGCCTATTCGCCGCTGCCGCGCGGCTATGCCTGGTTTCAGGGACGCGACGAGGAGGAAGGCGTGGATGAGGAAACTCTGCGCGCCATCATCGCCGTGGTCCGCGACCTCAATCCCAAGATTTTCAAGTTGCAGGAATTGACCGGGGATCTATGACCTTTTTTGCGGCTGTGCCGCAACATCCCGGCAGGCTTGCGTGAACGGACGGCCGCCGGATGGGCATATCCGAAGCGAAGATTTTCAGGGCAATGGGGAGGGGCCGCCCATGCAGCAAAGACCGGAGAACGACGAAGGCGCCAAGATGGGGCGCATCGGTGAGCGTCCCGCCTGGGTACGTCACCTGTCCCTGCCGATCCGGGCGCTCCACCAACTCGGCGCGGCGGTCATTCTCGCGGCTGGTTTATTTGATGCCTTCCCCGAGCCTTCCGGCGTTTATCTTGCCCTGACCCTGCTCAGCGGCGGTCTGCTCATGGCCGGCGACTGGATGCAGCATCGCCAGTTGCCGCGCGAATTGGTGGGGGTCGTCACTTTGCTGAAAATCCTTCTGTTCGGCGCGGCCTATCACGGTTATCTGCCCGCGCAAGGAAGCGTTCTGCTGGTCTTTCTGGCCGCGGCCATCGTCGCCCATGCCCCGCGCAAGATCCGCCACCGTCTGCTGTATTAGCTCAAGGATCCTCGTTTTCTTTTCCCTCCCCATCCCGCAGTCGCGTCAGGATCTCCACCTCGCCATGCAGGGTCTTGTGCACCGGGCAGCGTTCGGCGATGTCCAGAAGGCGTTGGCGCTGCTCGGCGGAAAGATCGCCCTGCAGTTCCAATTCGCGCTCAAAACGGTCGATCTTGCCGTTTTGCTCCTCACAGCTTGCACAGTCCCTGGCGTGAATTTTTTCGTGGCGTAGCCGCACCACCGCCGATTGCAGCGGCCACTGCTTGCGGCGCGCGTACATCTGCAGCGTCATGGTGGTGCAGGCGCCCAGCGCGGCCTGCAGCAGATCGTAGGGGGAGGGGCCGAGGCCCTCGCCGCCGTAGCTCTCGGGTTCGTCGGCGATCAGGGAATAGCCGCCGGCGAAAATCTCCGTGCGGAAACCTTGCGTGCCGGTGCGTGCCGTCACGCGGTTGTCGAGGGCGGCGGGCCGGCGTTCGGATTCTTCCGCGAGATCAAGATAGCGTAGCGCCCAGGTGGCGATGATCTCCGCGGCGTAGCGGGCGTCTTCCTTGTCCGTCAGCAGGTGATCGGCGGGATCGAGGGAGACAAAACTCTTGGGATGGCGGGCCGCTTGGTAGATTTCGCGGGCGTTGTCGATGGCGACGATGGTGTCGCGCGGCGAATGCAGGATCAGCAGGGCCGCCTTGAGACGCGCGAGGCGCTCGCGGGAATCCCGGGACTCGACATCCGCAAGGAAATCCTTGCGGATGGTGAAGAAGCGCCCGCCGATCTCGACCCGCGCTTCACCCCGTTGCGCGATCTCCGCCTGGGCGTCGCCGAAAAGCTTGAGGGCGTGGCGGGGCGCGAAGGGCGAGGCGATGGCGACCACCGCCTTGGCCGAGGGGAGCTCGGCGGCAACATGCAGCACCGCCGTGCCGCCGAGGGAATGACCGATCAGCAATGCCGGTGCCTGATGTTCCGTTTCCAGATAGCGCGCGGCGGCGCGCAGATCGCTCAGGTTGTGGCTGAAGCTGGTGCGGGCGAAATCTCCCTGGCTCTCTCCCAGTCCGGTGAAATCAAAGCGTAGCACCGCGATGCGTCGCCGGCTCAGGGCGCGGGCGATGTGGGCGGCGGCAAGATTGTTTTTCCCGCAGGTGAAGCAGTGGGCGAAGATCGCGTAGGCGAGGGGCTTCTCGTCCTCGGGCAGATTGAGGATGGCGGAGAGTTGTTCGCCATCCTCATTGGGGAAGGTCATTTTTTCGTGTCTCATGGGGTGATCATCCTTTTTGTCTGCTCTGAATAACCGACACTCAGGCCTTTCTCCAGGGCCAGCGCCCGTCCCTTCCTGCTGAGGGAAAATCGTTTGACGACGGCAAAGCCCGGGGCGATGATCGGTTTGCGCAACCGGACCACGTCGCTCAGGTAGTCGTAGTAGAGGCGCGAAGCGCTGCGTTTAAAAAAGGGAATCAGGCCGATCAGGACAAAGATCGCCAGAAAGATGCGACTCAGGGTTTGGACCTCGTCCATGTCCTGGCGCAAACTGCGCATGGCGCCCTCATTGCCGCAAAACGGCCGCATGACAGGATCAACTCATTCCCTCCCAAGCATAGCAAACCGAGCCGGGGGAACAATGCGCAAGCCCGCTCATCCGGTGACGGTGTTTCTCAGCGGACGCGGCGCCAGAGGGTCAACTGTGAGATGTAATGTTGGAATTTGCGCCCATTCTCGCGGATGACCAGTTCCAGATCGCGGGGCGCGCCGATCGGCGTGAAATGTCGGGCGAGGCCTTTGTGCAATCCTTCCAGGGAGGTCAGGGGGGCCCCTGCGCGATGGACTCCGCCGAGCCACTGCTTGCGCGGCGTGAAATCTTCAAGCCAGTTGTAGGGCGAGGCGATGGCGAGCAGACCATCTTCTGCCAGCAGTTGGTGGATGCTGCCGAGGAATTGTTTGGGGTCGGGGAGGCGGTCGATGAGATTGGCGGCGAGCACCAGGTCATTGTCGCTGAACCGCTCGTCGAGCTGCTGGGCATTGGCCTGATGAAAGGCGACCCTGGATGCGGTCGGCGCAAGGCCGAGGCTGGCGAGACACACCGCGCGGTCGGCAAGCAGAACCCCTTCCTCGATGACCTGATAGCCGATTTTTCCGCGTGTCTGAAGGCGGCGGGCGAGGTCGATGAACCGGGCGGAAAAATCGATGCCGACAACCTGATCGAACCCTCTGGCCAGCTCAAAGCTGGCGCGACCGACGGCGCAACCCAGATCCAGAGCGCGCCGTCTCTGGTTCGGCGCGGTGTTCTCCAGGCAGATGCTTGCCAAGCGGGCCGCAAAGTTCGCGACGCCGAACTTGTCGGGGCCGTAATGGGCATCGCAGTACTGCGCGACGGCCGCATCCGAGTTGTAGCGCGAATAACTGGCCAGGGGGGCGGATTGGGTCGGGCGTCGCAACAGAGAGGGTGGACTCATCGTCGAGGGCTCCCGGGCTTGGCGGGTTTGCCGCGCGGTTTGGTATGTGTCGATCTGCTTCTAGAACAGGCGCGAATCAAATTCGAAGGCGCGCGCATCGAGCAGGTGGATGGCGGCAAATGCAGGATGCGCGGGATTGATGAGGAGGTTGAAGCTGTCCGTCGCCACAGGCGGCAGGGTTGCCGAGAGAACCTTCAAGCACAGACTCTCGCCGGAGCGCAGCCAGTTCGTGCCATGGCGCAGGCATTGCCTTTCGTCCGCGAAGAAGATCGGCGCGCGTGGGTCGATCCATTCATCGGGAACCTCGATGGTCACGCGTGCGAGTTTGGGCAAACCGAGGCTCGCATCGATATGGACGAGTACCTCCAGCGCGGCCAGGGCCGTGGAGTTGGCGCAATACAGAAGCGGTTCCCCGCGCGGGTTCCAGCGGCCGCCGAACAGCGCCGCACCCTCGCCGGACAGATCGCGCGCAAATTGCGCCCGGGCAATGCGATAGACCTGCATCAGGAGAAGACGCCCTGTTCGATGCGGCCGAGGATGCTGAGCACCTGCTCGGCGCCGAAGGTGCTGCCCAACAGCTTCAGGGGCACCTCTCCCAGGGCGCGGTTGTCATGCTTGAGCCACTGCACCGCACGCTCCGGCGTGTCCAGGACGTCCACCGCCCGCTCCAGGACGCGCGCAATATTCAACACTCGGTCGGACACATCCGGGGGCAAGAGCTGCTCGGGTTGGTAGCGGCGCAGATTGCGCTCCGAGGCGTGAACCAGCGGGGCGAGGTCGCGCAGGGAAATCCCCAGCACGTCGGCCAGCTCATCGATGAATTTACGAGGAACCCCATGACGGGCCGCCTGGGCGAGGCTTTTCAAGGTGGGTTGCTGGTGAAGCACTTCGGCAAGGTTCATGGGACATCTCCTTTTAAGGACAATTGTCCCCTTGTTTTCAGCAAATGTCAATTGACAGGGATGACCGTCTTGGGAAGCAGCGCTTGGGAAGGCATGTGAAGGGTGTGATCGGCGTGAACGGCAGGAATGCGGCGGGCCCCGTAAGGCCCGCCGGCGATCTCGCGCTATTGCACGAGATAGTTGAAACGCTCCTCGAAGATCCCCGCGGGCGCCAGGATTCTGGCGTTCACCTGATAGTTGCCGGGCAGGGAGCAGTCGACCGGGGCGCTATAACCGGCGCTGGCAGCCGGGGCGGGCAAGGTTTCGTGGTGGCCGCTGGGATCGATGATTTCCAACTGGACCTGAGCTTTGTCCACCATGTTGCCGGAGGGGTCGGCGACAAACAGCACCAGGCGAGGGCTGTCAGCCGTTTGGCTGCAGGCGGCAGCCTCCCCCTGCGCCTGGGGAATGTCGCTACCCACCAGCATAAAGGCGAGGTTGAATCCATCCACGGTGGCCAGGTGCATTTCGGCCACCTTGCTTTTCTCAACGATCGGTGTGTCCGGCGCAAGGCTGGCATGAGTCGGGCCTGCGAACAGGGTGAACAGAGTGGAGACGAGGGTCAGCGATAAACCGATGGTGTCTTTTTTCAGCATGTGAACGTCCTCCTTGCGGTTGTTGGCGGGCGGCCCGAACTGGCCGCGCTCTGTCAACCGTCCTGGCAATGGCCGTGCCAGGGGTGGAAACCGATTGGATTGCCGCCGGATTTTTCATCTTTCACCGCTGCTGGGCGTTGGCCGGGTTCGCGAAAAAGGGGGCTGGTCGTCTCTCCGCGGCGACGAACGCACCTGTGGCTTGCCACAGGCAAAAATTTCCTTTGGCGCGCAAGACATTGAAAGTACGAGCTAAGGGACATCTTTTGGGAAAGTCGCTGTCGGCCGACAGCGACCGCGGGACAAGGAACGTCCTTTACTCCTCCTTGCCGGGCTTCGAATCCTTGCCGAGGAGGTATCCGGCAATCGCGCCGAAGAGGCCGATGATGGGGGTCAGCTGCTCGTTGCTGTAGCCGACGACGAGCAGGAAAGCGGAAAAGCCGATGATGGTCAGGATGCCGAACACGCGCAGGATTTGACCGGGTTGGGCGCTGCTGCGCCACAGCAGCACGGTGGCCATGATCAGGGCGATCAGGGAAAAAACCAGGATGCTGATGGAGAGCAGGGACACAAGCTCATGGGACCAGGGCTGAATCCAACCTGCCGAGGTGCTCGCCGCAGTTTCGTCCACGGCCTTTTGCGCGGCTTCAAGGGCGGCCATTGCCGATTCGGTCTGCGCGGCCATCAGGGCAATCCTTCCTCGATCCGTTCCACGCGCTGCTCAAGCTCGCCGATTTTTTCGTGCAGCGCCTTGATCGCCGCAGTCTGCGCCTGAAGCAGTTCGAGCAATTGCGCATTGGTGATCGAGGCGTCCCCTGGAACCTGCTTGGGGACCGTGGGCGGAGCAACCGGAGGCGGTGGCTGCGACTTGCGCTCGGCTTGCGGGTTGGCGGGCGGTTGGGTGTCCCGCAAATCAGGCGGTTGCTGGGCGAAGGCAGTGGCTGCGGCAAAAATGACGGCAAACACAAAGGTGGTCTTCATAGCGTTGCCCCCTTTTTACGCGATGGATATCCTGAATTCAACGCGGCAGCGTGGAGAGCTTGGTGAACACGTAATCGTTGTCCTTCACCGGGGTGTGACAGGCGACGCATTCCTGCGCGAACGCGGCATCCTGGCCGTAGGGCTCAAGCGCCATGCCGCGCCAGCGGGCGTAGCCCCAACCGCCCGTTTCGGCGTATTTTTCGTGATCCTTGATCATGAATTCGATATGCGAGAGCTCGCCGGGGATGATCGCCGCCGGCCATTGGGGGTGGCGGGCTTCCTTCCACACCAGCTTGCCGAGGATCGCCCCGTCGGGCCAGGGATTGGTCCGGCCGCTCAGGGCCGCTTCCACGGCCTTGTCGTTGCCGAGGATGACGCGCAGGGTCTTGTTGTCCTCGCGGTAGCTGGAGCTGATCAGCCGCCAGTTCTGGTAACCGTCGGGCAGGGTGATGCCGTTGGGCGCGGGCTGGACGGTTGATTCGGCATGGACGGGGCAGGCCAGGGCGATGAGGAGCAGGGAAAGAGGGATCAGCTTGCTGGGCATGGGACGCTCTCCTTTGGCGGCAAGGGCCGGTTCGCGGCGCGCTTAGTGGCAAAGTTAGCGGATTATCGAGGCTTGTCAAATAACGCGAAGGCCTGTGGCGGCCTTCGGGACAAAGTTTGCTAAGATGTAGCGGGAAGGAGAAGGCATGATCGAACTACTCATGACGAGCCTTCGGGTCCGCCTGAACCGGAAGCTGCTGCCGCTGGCGCGCAGTGTCAAGGTTTCGCCGAATCTGATCACGGCGTGCGGCTTTCTGGTGATGGCCCTGGCGGGCGCCTTGGCGATGCAGGGGCAGTTGTGGGGCGCGGGCATCCTGATTCTGGTTTCCGGGCTGCTGGATCTTCTCGACGGCGCCGTCGCCAAGGCGACGGCGTGCACCACCCGCTTCGGCGGGCTGTTGGACCGGGTGGCCGACCGGGCGGGGGATTTCGCGATCCTGGCAGGGATCATTCTCGGCGGCGGGGTCGCGCTCTGGCTGGGGCTCTATGTCCTGGCCACCGTGTTGCTGGCTTCCTACATCAGCGCCTGTCTTGAAGCGGCCACTTCCTCAAGCATCGGTCAGCGCTTCAGCCTGAGGGCCGTGCGGCTGACGATCCTCGCCCTGGCCTGTTTTACGGGCAGACTGGTCGAAGGCATGGTGTTGCTCGCGCTCATCGGCAGCTATGCCACCGGGGCGCGCCTGTGGATTGCCTATCGTTTGCTGCGCTGAAGCTCCAGAATCCTGTGCACCGTCTCTCCGAAATGCGCTTCGGTGGGGGCGGGGACATAGCCCAGTTCGCGTTGCGCCGGACCCAGATCGTATTGGCGCGCGCGGGTCAGCACCCGCAGATAATGCCGGTCGATGAGCGGGCGCCGGCCAAGCAGTGCTTGGAGACCCTCGCAGCCAAGCGCCATGGCGTAGAGCGCGGGATAGAGGGGGGCAAGGGGCAGGGGTAGGTCACGGGCGGAGGTGTGCCGCTGAATGATCCGGGCCAGGGTTGAGCGCTGGACGGGTTGGCGATCGCAGATGGCGTAAGCGTTGCCGGGAATCCCGGCGGTTTTGGCCAGCAGGAACGCATCGGTGACGTTTTTGCGGCTGGCCAAGTGGATGCGCACGTCGGGCAGCAGTCGCGGGCAGAGATGGGCGCGCCGTGCGAAACCGATGAGACGCTGGAGGTTTTTTCTTTCCTCGTCGTAAACCGGGCCAGGGCGCATCCTGAGGATGGCGAGCCGGCTCTGGTAGCCCTCCAAGGCCTGTTCCGCCGCGATTTTTGAGCGGCCGTAGACGGTGCTGCCGCCGCCGGGCTCAGCCGAAACCGAGCTGCAGTGGACAAAGCGGCTCACCCCTTGACGTATGGCCGCCGCCGCGAGGTTTTGGGTGCCTTGCACATTAACGCGGTGCAATTCCTCGGGCGAGGCGTAATGATCGACAAGGGCGGCCAGGTGGTAAACAACCCTGACGCCGCGCAGCGCCTCGCGCAAGCGATCCTGGTCGTTCAGGTCGCCGACGCACACTTCCGCCGCCAGGCGCCGGGGCTGCCGGCTGAGAATTCGGACCGGCTCGCCCTGCTCCAGCAGCCGCGCAACCAGGGCGCGCCCCAAGTACCCCGTTCCACCGGTGACAAGTATCATTTCCTCAACATCCCTCAGGCCCGCCGCTATTTTTTCAGATCGCTCGATCTCTTCCCAGGATAAGACTTGTCCGGGCGTTCTCGAAAAATTTTTCTTTCGCCACGCTCAATTGT
This is a stretch of genomic DNA from Geoalkalibacter sp.. It encodes these proteins:
- a CDS encoding vWA domain-containing protein — its product is MRDVHHSTKDQGQEIKDQRFLEDAVIRLLKRRPFYGHLLLNFRRRVGAGNHPLGVTLVGGQPLLEFNPLRFAAYAPAEQEALLEHGIKHVLHLHMARRKDRHGPTWDLSCDLAINPGIAAMPPDAPSPARHKLEEGLAAEDYYALLSRPLATGHLEGEGLGDASRDRLGDAGAGETREAARDAAPVDDHQLWAEADAVPLRLAEQTVRALVRDAWRKSDGEVPGELRTLVAALLAPAPIPWRQVLRQFVATAGRVGRQSTWKREHRRFAHATPGQRKRRRLHLLVGVDVSDSTNIQALREAFAAELVRIARGRDTQLTVLYAGSRIQKIARFRGSEAVAEVYQGGGFTDLRPVFEYARTLHPRPAAVIYLTDGYGEAPEQMEFPTLWVLTGDGRKPANWGVELRLDE
- a CDS encoding bifunctional alpha/beta hydrolase/OsmC family protein translates to MRHEKMTFPNEDGEQLSAILNLPEDEKPLAYAIFAHCFTCGKNNLAAAHIARALSRRRIAVLRFDFTGLGESQGDFARTSFSHNLSDLRAAARYLETEHQAPALLIGHSLGGTAVLHVAAELPSAKAVVAIASPFAPRHALKLFGDAQAEIAQRGEARVEIGGRFFTIRKDFLADVESRDSRERLARLKAALLILHSPRDTIVAIDNAREIYQAARHPKSFVSLDPADHLLTDKEDARYAAEIIATWALRYLDLAEESERRPAALDNRVTARTGTQGFRTEIFAGGYSLIADEPESYGGEGLGPSPYDLLQAALGACTTMTLQMYARRKQWPLQSAVVRLRHEKIHARDCASCEEQNGKIDRFERELELQGDLSAEQRQRLLDIAERCPVHKTLHGEVEILTRLRDGEGKENEDP
- a CDS encoding putative 4-mercaptohistidine N1-methyltransferase, whose amino-acid sequence is MSPPSLLRRPTQSAPLASYSRYNSDAAVAQYCDAHYGPDKFGVANFAARLASICLENTAPNQRRRALDLGCAVGRASFELARGFDQVVGIDFSARFIDLARRLQTRGKIGYQVIEEGVLLADRAVCLASLGLAPTASRVAFHQANAQQLDERFSDNDLVLAANLIDRLPDPKQFLGSIHQLLAEDGLLAIASPYNWLEDFTPRKQWLGGVHRAGAPLTSLEGLHKGLARHFTPIGAPRDLELVIRENGRKFQHYISQLTLWRRVR
- a CDS encoding RES family NAD+ phosphorylase: MQVYRIARAQFARDLSGEGAALFGGRWNPRGEPLLYCANSTALAALEVLVHIDASLGLPKLARVTIEVPDEWIDPRAPIFFADERQCLRHGTNWLRSGESLCLKVLSATLPPVATDSFNLLINPAHPAFAAIHLLDARAFEFDSRLF
- the parS gene encoding type II RES/Xre toxin-antitoxin system antitoxin, encoding MNLAEVLHQQPTLKSLAQAARHGVPRKFIDELADVLGISLRDLAPLVHASERNLRRYQPEQLLPPDVSDRVLNIARVLERAVDVLDTPERAVQWLKHDNRALGEVPLKLLGSTFGAEQVLSILGRIEQGVFS
- a CDS encoding cytochrome P460 family protein, with the protein product MPSKLIPLSLLLIALACPVHAESTVQPAPNGITLPDGYQNWRLISSSYREDNKTLRVILGNDKAVEAALSGRTNPWPDGAILGKLVWKEARHPQWPAAIIPGELSHIEFMIKDHEKYAETGGWGYARWRGMALEPYGQDAAFAQECVACHTPVKDNDYVFTKLSTLPR
- a CDS encoding CDP-alcohol phosphatidyltransferase family protein gives rise to the protein MIELLMTSLRVRLNRKLLPLARSVKVSPNLITACGFLVMALAGALAMQGQLWGAGILILVSGLLDLLDGAVAKATACTTRFGGLLDRVADRAGDFAILAGIILGGGVALWLGLYVLATVLLASYISACLEAATSSSIGQRFSLRAVRLTILALACFTGRLVEGMVLLALIGSYATGARLWIAYRLLR
- a CDS encoding NAD-dependent epimerase/dehydratase family protein; translated protein: MILVTGGTGYLGRALVARLLEQGEPVRILSRQPRRLAAEVCVGDLNDQDRLREALRGVRVVYHLAALVDHYASPEELHRVNVQGTQNLAAAAIRQGVSRFVHCSSVSAEPGGGSTVYGRSKIAAEQALEGYQSRLAILRMRPGPVYDEERKNLQRLIGFARRAHLCPRLLPDVRIHLASRKNVTDAFLLAKTAGIPGNAYAICDRQPVQRSTLARIIQRHTSARDLPLPLAPLYPALYAMALGCEGLQALLGRRPLIDRHYLRVLTRARQYDLGPAQRELGYVPAPTEAHFGETVHRILELQRSKR